One genomic segment of Bradyrhizobium prioriisuperbiae includes these proteins:
- a CDS encoding alanine racemase has product MSADSYFAGLSAALHAAEIHQPCLVLDLDRLNANIARIKSRLAPGLQVRIVDKSLPCLPLLAHIRKALATDLVMTFHLPVSAAVATEFPSADLLFGKPMPVGAARHALTKGALADPAGPGSRIVWLIDTDERLAAYHALAEELRIDLRFCFEVDVGLHRGGYRNPDALLLALKAQEKYPRLHCQGVMAYEAHIGHVPGLFGGPKAALGKARSLIRQFVACLAPHQRTILNIGGSSTALLYDSGIGANELSMGSAFVLPTDFDVPSLSGLKPAVHIATPILKVVDPQVPGFDDRSWILQKLGKFPRRGCFLYGGRWMAKPVHPPGLTPSQQFWHSTNQQFAGLPDDADVKPDDFAFLRPTQSEFVLQLFGPITVYSGERIVDTWPVLPPS; this is encoded by the coding sequence GTGAGCGCGGATTCGTATTTCGCGGGGCTTTCGGCGGCGTTGCACGCCGCGGAGATTCACCAGCCATGTCTGGTGCTCGATCTTGATCGGCTGAACGCCAATATCGCGAGGATCAAGTCCCGGCTGGCGCCGGGACTGCAGGTCCGCATCGTCGACAAGTCGTTGCCATGCCTGCCGCTTCTGGCCCACATCCGCAAGGCGCTCGCTACCGACCTGGTCATGACATTTCACTTGCCGGTCAGCGCGGCCGTGGCGACGGAGTTTCCGTCGGCCGATCTGCTGTTCGGCAAGCCGATGCCGGTGGGCGCCGCGCGCCATGCGCTGACCAAGGGGGCGCTGGCCGATCCCGCCGGTCCGGGCTCGCGCATCGTCTGGCTGATCGACACCGACGAGCGGCTCGCGGCCTATCATGCGCTGGCGGAAGAGTTGCGGATCGATCTGCGCTTCTGTTTCGAAGTCGATGTCGGCCTGCACCGCGGCGGCTACCGCAACCCCGATGCGCTGCTGCTCGCGCTGAAGGCGCAGGAAAAATACCCCCGGCTGCATTGCCAGGGGGTCATGGCGTATGAGGCCCATATCGGCCACGTGCCCGGCCTGTTCGGAGGGCCGAAGGCCGCGCTGGGGAAAGCCAGGAGCCTGATCCGGCAGTTCGTGGCCTGCCTGGCGCCGCACCAGCGCACTATCCTCAATATCGGCGGCAGCTCGACCGCGTTGCTCTATGACAGCGGCATCGGCGCCAATGAGTTGTCGATGGGATCGGCGTTCGTGCTGCCGACCGATTTCGACGTGCCGAGCCTGTCGGGGCTGAAGCCCGCGGTGCATATCGCAACGCCGATCCTCAAAGTGGTCGATCCGCAGGTGCCCGGCTTCGATGACCGCTCATGGATTCTGCAGAAGCTCGGAAAATTTCCCCGGCGCGGCTGTTTCCTTTACGGCGGACGCTGGATGGCGAAGCCGGTGCATCCGCCCGGGCTGACGCCGAGCCAGCAATTCTGGCACTCCACCAATCAGCAATTCGCCGGCCTTCCGGACGACGCGGACGTCAAGCCCGACGATTTCGCCTTTCTGCGCCCGACCCAGAGCGAATTCGTGCTGCAACTATTCGGCCCGATCACCGTCTATTCCGGTGAACGGATCGTCGATACCTGGCCGGTGCTTCCACCATCCTGA
- a CDS encoding D-arabinono-1,4-lactone oxidase — protein MLQIVKHQWSNWSGFVTAQPRSMVRPDNQDDLSAIIRTAPGPIRMVGTGHSFTRLVQSEGTIVSLDNFQGLIAHDPQKLQATVGAGTKIGPMTKLLNDIGQALPNMGDIDTQAFGGALATSTHGSGATLGAYPTLLEAIQITDGRGAVREFNRTTNPDAINAVGASLGAFGAVTQVTIRNVASYRLRRRRWAEPVAGVLDRFHSIMTAQRSVEFFYIPFSGQAIMLTSEITDAPVTARPQDTDNEAVKTLRTLRNYLKRMPWLRKSLIGSAIGKLPPEDYVEAWLKVYASERNVKFNEMEYHLPIEEGPRALREIIALLETRFPEVYFPIEVRVVAPDEIWLSPFYKRPSCSIAIHHGAPEDPLPFFAAAEPIFRKYGGRPHWGKMHNLTAKELSAVYPRWNDAMAVRREMDPDNRFVSPYMARLFGVEQ, from the coding sequence ATGTTGCAGATCGTGAAACACCAATGGTCGAACTGGTCGGGCTTTGTTACGGCCCAGCCGCGAAGCATGGTCAGGCCGGACAATCAGGATGATCTCTCGGCCATCATCAGGACCGCGCCGGGCCCCATCAGGATGGTCGGCACGGGGCATTCCTTCACGCGTCTGGTGCAGAGCGAGGGCACGATCGTGTCGCTCGACAACTTCCAGGGATTGATCGCGCACGATCCGCAGAAACTGCAGGCGACTGTTGGTGCCGGTACCAAGATCGGGCCGATGACCAAGCTGCTGAATGACATTGGCCAGGCACTGCCGAACATGGGCGATATCGATACCCAGGCGTTCGGCGGCGCGCTCGCCACCTCGACTCACGGTTCGGGTGCGACGCTCGGCGCTTATCCGACGTTGCTCGAAGCTATTCAGATTACCGACGGTCGCGGCGCGGTGCGCGAGTTCAATCGCACCACGAATCCCGACGCGATCAATGCCGTGGGTGCCTCGCTCGGCGCCTTCGGTGCGGTCACGCAAGTGACCATCCGCAATGTCGCGAGTTATCGCCTGCGCCGTCGCCGCTGGGCCGAGCCGGTGGCGGGGGTGCTGGATCGCTTTCACAGCATCATGACGGCGCAGCGATCGGTCGAATTCTTCTATATCCCGTTCTCGGGTCAGGCCATCATGCTGACCAGCGAGATCACTGACGCCCCGGTGACAGCCCGTCCACAGGACACGGACAACGAGGCGGTCAAGACGCTGCGAACCCTGCGCAACTATCTCAAGCGCATGCCGTGGTTGCGCAAGAGCCTGATCGGCTCGGCGATCGGCAAGCTGCCGCCGGAGGATTATGTCGAGGCTTGGCTGAAGGTCTACGCCAGCGAGCGCAATGTGAAGTTCAACGAGATGGAATACCATCTCCCGATCGAGGAGGGACCCAGAGCGCTGCGCGAGATCATCGCTCTGCTCGAGACCCGGTTTCCGGAAGTGTATTTCCCGATCGAGGTGCGGGTGGTGGCGCCTGACGAGATCTGGCTCAGTCCGTTCTACAAGCGGCCGAGCTGCTCGATCGCGATCCATCATGGCGCGCCGGAAGACCCGTTGCCGTTCTTCGCCGCGGCAGAGCCGATCTTCCGCAAGTACGGCGGGCGGCCGCATTGGGGCAAGATGCACAACCTGACTGCTAAAGAGTTGAGCGCCGTCTATCCGCGCTGGAACGACGCCATGGCGGTGCGCCGTGAGATGGATCCCGACAATCGGTTTGTGTCGCCGTACATGGCGCGGTTGTTCGGCGTCGAGCAGTGA
- a CDS encoding BA14K family protein yields the protein MRFLKIVSMAIVGTAMFSASAISAPLQTGAGLAVSVPALTEKVWCRHGYCNDDGVGVGGLVGGIVGGVIAAGAASAAAQQEAAAQQQHQASCAQRYRSYDPASNTYLVKGRRYICQ from the coding sequence ATGCGTTTTTTGAAGATTGTTTCAATGGCCATCGTCGGTACTGCGATGTTTTCGGCATCCGCGATCTCAGCTCCCTTGCAGACCGGCGCGGGTCTCGCAGTAAGTGTTCCGGCCTTGACGGAAAAGGTCTGGTGCCGTCACGGCTACTGCAATGACGACGGCGTCGGAGTTGGCGGTCTTGTCGGTGGCATCGTCGGCGGCGTGATTGCCGCGGGTGCAGCCAGCGCCGCCGCGCAGCAGGAGGCCGCCGCCCAGCAGCAGCACCAGGCCTCGTGTGCCCAACGCTACCGCTCCTATGATCCGGCGTCGAACACCTATCTGGTGAAGGGCCGACGCTACATCTGCCAGTAA
- a CDS encoding YbaY family lipoprotein: MIGFSRRAALILGLIAACHVLPALAAPKTLSGTVVYRERIALPPSARLQVSLLDVSLADAPSKVLARTVIRPRGQVPLPYRLRFDDTRIRRGHSYALQAEIRIDGRLWFITTTRHSVFTGGADNTEIVVERVGPDPR, encoded by the coding sequence ATGATCGGATTTTCGCGCCGGGCGGCCTTGATCCTGGGTCTCATCGCAGCCTGTCATGTGCTGCCCGCGCTGGCGGCGCCCAAAACCCTGAGCGGCACCGTGGTCTATCGCGAGCGGATCGCGCTGCCGCCGTCGGCGCGTCTGCAGGTGAGCCTGCTCGACGTGTCGTTGGCGGACGCACCCTCAAAGGTGCTGGCGCGAACGGTGATCAGGCCGCGGGGGCAGGTGCCGCTTCCGTATAGGCTTCGTTTCGACGATACCCGCATTCGCCGCGGCCACAGTTACGCCCTGCAGGCGGAGATCAGGATCGACGGCCGGCTGTGGTTCATCACAACGACGCGCCATTCGGTCTTCACCGGCGGGGCGGATAATACCGAGATCGTGGTCGAGCGCGTCGGTCCGGATCCGCGTTAG